CTGGCTCACATCATCAGCCTACTCTCCCTCTCACAGACCGTTTCCTGTCCGGTGGGAGGGGCATACAACGGATTTGTTTGTTCAGTAAACTTTTATTGTGTGTAAGAGTTAAGCAGAAATAAACGAGTCATATCCGTCTACTGTCCTTAAAGAGGTCTTGATCTGGCAGAGGCGACAAGCTGCGATGAAGAAGAAGCAAATGGAGGAAGACCACATTTTGAGGGACTGCCCCCACCCACAAAGTGCGTGTTAAGTcgcctcagccgtgtccgactctttgcgactctatggactatagcctggcaggctcctctgtccatggggattctcgaggcaagaatactggagtgggttgccatgccctccttcaggggagcctcccgacccaggggtggaacccacatctcttatgtctcctgcattggcaggcgggttctacggccatctgggaagctttcCCCAAAGAGGTGCTACCTGAGGGACCCTGAAAGATGTATAGGACTTTGGCGAGTAATGAGAGAGCTATTTGAGGAAGAGAGAATAGCACGATGAAAGTCTGGGGACTGAAAGAGCCTCCATGCTTTAGGAACAGCGAGAGTAAACTggtttttcatgtttgttttggAAAGGCAGTGCTTAGAGAAAGTGGTAAGAGAGGAAGGCAGGCAACAAAGGTAGTCAGAAGCCAGATTCTTAAGGGCTTTAAATACTAAGCTGGAGCATTTACACAGGCCAGTAAGGATTTCAGCAGGGGagtaacatttttgaaaatacattttaaaaaaaagttgattgGGCTGCTCTGTGTGGGATGGACCATAGGGAGGGAATGTAGGCAGAAAGATTACTGAGAACAATGTGTCAGTGGGCAAGGAGAGCTATGCAGAAGGACTGGGCTTGGACAGTGCAGTGGGGGTGGAGAGGACAAAACAGATACTAGAAATATTCAGGAGGCAAATCAGCAGACCTGAATGTGGAGAGAGAAGAGTCTGGGAGAAAGCCCAGGTTTCTGGTATGAGAACAAGGTGGATGTAGAGGCTGTTCCTGAGATAGGAAcacggggtgggggatgggggtgggaacaGATCAGGAAACCAACAGGTCTGGCTGTGGGGAACAGAGTGGAAAGAGTTACAGATTGGTGGCCGTCTGGATGTGGACTTCCAGACAGAGCTCTAAGCTGTATCAGGGAGGTCATTAGTTGGAGGGGTGGAGGCGGGGCGGTTGGCTTAAAACCATGGGAGTAGGTACCCCATGTTCAGGAGGGGCTCATCTGCAGGATGGGCTGAGGGGCTCTCAGCAAGGGCCCTTGAAGACGGGccagacaactttttttttttttttccagacaacttTTTTTTGCATAAAAAAGATTCAGGATAGagccctgttgttgtttagtcgctcagtcgtgtcctactctttcgcgaccccaaggactgcccaggcaagaatactggagtgggtcgttatttccttctccaggagttcttcccgatccaggggttgaactcggcatctcctgtattggcgggtggattctttaccgctgagccaccaggaacccCCATAAAGCCCTGTGGAGCTCCTACATTCAGGATACAGGTCAAAGTACTGGGGCTCCCCGCAAAAGAGCACAGAATAACCAGGAGGATATGAGGGTGAAGGTTGCCGGGATAGGGGCAACTAGCCAGAGGCCTTGGTTCTGGATGCCCTCCTGCAAACCCGGCTGGCatgagggtggggtgggctgggctgggttGGGCTGGGAACTGAGGATCCCGAGATTCCCCCTCCCGCTGGGAGGAGGGGCTACCCAACCGTGTCGGCCTCAGCCTCTTTCTTCGCGGCTCCTGCCCAGACTCGCTCTGTCCCGGAAGTGGTCCTTTTCTGGCTCCGGGTGCCGGGAGACGAATGTCGGTGCTCCCGGAAGTGGCCCGGTGGCGGCGCGCCGGGCCCGGGCAGTGCTCGCTCCTGCTGGGGCGCTGCGGTAGCGCCCGGGTCCGGGCGTCGCCATGACCAGCGAGCTGGACATCTTCGTGGGGAACACGACCCTCATCGACGAGGACGTGTATCGCCTTTGGCTGGACGGTTATTCGGGTCTGTGGGGGACAGACTGGGGGAGCCGGTCTGGCGGAGCGGTTGTTTtggatgggagagggggcagAACCAGGACTAGGCATCCTATAGGGCAGTGGGCAGAGGCCTGGGAGTATGAAATGTCTGGGGCTTGGGGCTGAAATCCCTGTAGAACCTCTAGGgtcggcggggcggggcctgatGCCAGCGCTCGCTTCCCAGTGAGCGACGCGGTGGCCCTGAGGGTGCGCTCGGGAATTCTGGAGCAGACCGGCGCCACAGCAGCGGTGCTGCAGAGCGACACCATGGACCACTACCGGACTTTCCACATGCTCGAGCGCCTGCTCCACGCGCCGCCCAAGTTGCTTCACCAGCTCATTTTCCAGATCCCGCCCTCTCGACAGGCGCTGCTCATCGAGAGGTGCTCACCTGGCGGGTGGTGGGGACGCCAACCAGTCTGTCCATGTACCCATTTTGCAGGCTGACGATGGGGCCCGGGGACGGACGGGACTTACCCAAGCCGGGAGAATGTTGAGAGCGGAAGGGGCCAAACCCAGGTCCTGCCagctttctttttccctctttttatggGAAGTCAGTAGTGTCGTCCCCAACTCCCCACAGGTATTATGCCTTTGACGAGGCCTTCGTGCGGGAGGTGCTGGGCAAAAAACTGTCCAAGGGCACCAAGAAAGACCTGGATGATATCAGCACCAAAACAGGCATCACCCTCAAGAGCTGCCGGAGACAGGTGGGCACTGCACCCGTCTGCAGCCCAGCCCTTTGCACCATCCCTTTGGTTCCTGCCTCACCTCCAGCCCACTCCAACACCTCTGTGGCAGTGCCTTcatttccactctcctctcttTTAGCTCCTTCCAAGCCATCCCCTACTCTTGAGCCAGAGTGACCTCTCAGAAGCCTACATTTTTACCTTAGCTTTCTTCTGCTTACGAACTTTGAATGGCTCCCATTCTTTCCTATAGCAGCCACATTCCTTGGTCTTGACCTTCAGACCCTCCTATCATCCTGTCCCTGCCCCCTTCTCTagactccccagcccctggctttCTTTTGCTCATCTGCCCCTACCTGTATTATTTTTATAGGTTATTATTTTAGGACATATCTACCTCTTGAAATCTAAGGCATGGCTGGGGATTGAGGGGCGTGGTCATATACCACCTTCTCCAAAAGCCTTGCCAGTGGTGCCAGGAAGAAGTAACCCTTCTACTGGGCCTTTAGCATTTTCCTCTGTGACTCCTGTGAGCTCCCCAAGATGGCTTAGTATTTGCTCTTTTTTGAGTTCCTGGGACTTAGCCAGGAAGGTCAGTTTCGGCACAAACTAGTGAAGAACTAGAGAGCATGATGCTAAAATCGCGGTGAATTTGTTGATAAGAGTGAGTAAACATTTATCCAAGGCAAGATGGCAGAAGCTGGTGAACATTTGGGGGATTGATAAgagatattaataattaatagggcttcccaagtgacacattggtaaagaatccacctgcctatgcaggagataaTAGTTTGTTGAAGGAATAGCAAATGCTTCATCAGTGTCTGGTGACTGGATAGGTGGGAAAGTGACTGTGGATAAACCCAACAGTTTATTGGGTGAGCAAGCTCTGACcagtccttcctcctcctctaacTGCCCTGCAGTTTGACAACTTCAAGCGCGTCTTCAAGGTGGTGGAGGAAATGCGGGGCTCCCTGGTGGATAACATCCAGCAGCACTTCCTCCTATCCGACCGGCTGGCCAGGTGAGGGGCCAGGAGAGGGGCCAGGTGAGGAGCCAACTGTCTCCCCCTCCTGCACACTCCTTCCTTGTGCCCTGAGGCTGACCCTTATTTTCTGCCCCAACCCGCATGACCTGCTTACTGTACGGGAGCAATGGTTATCCCTCTCTTGGGTTGTACTTTGGTTCAGActggcctgggtttgaatctcagcctGGCCATTCATCAGCTAGACTGTTGTGAGGTGCCATGGGTAAAGCCCATGATGGCACAGTCCCTGGGGCTTAGTAAGTACTCAGGAAATGGTCGCTGTTACCCTGTGGTCTCCCACTGTGTCCCTTAGGAGATCCGGGCTTAAACCTTCTCTTTGCCCAGAGGAGGAAGCCCAGAGAGACGTGACTTGAAACACATCACACAGTGAGTTAGGGTAGAGAGAGGCCAGAACACGGCGGTCGCGCCAATGTTGTGGTTGGGAACTGCTTGCTAAGAAGCAGTTTCAAGCCCTGATGGATGCCCCCCCACCTCACCCCGCAGGGACTATGCAGCCATCGTCTTCTTTGCCAACAATCGCTTTGAGACAGGGAAGAAAAAACTGCAGTATCTGAGCTTTGGGGACTTTGCCTTCTGTGCTGAGCTCATGATCCAGAACTGGACCCTCGGAGCCGTCGGTGAGGCCCCCACTGACCCAGGTGCAGGCCCCCGTTCCCAGCAGCCTTTCTTcttcagggcccctgcccagctGCTTCTGCTCATGGCCCAGCGCCCCCACACATAGCTTGTCTGCAAACAAGGGACCCACAGCGTCTCTCTGGCTTGGGGCCAGTCCCTCCAGCTCTCTCACACCCAGCATGCTCTTTTGTCTTGTGGGGTGCCATGAGGTGGTGGGGGGAAGGCTCAAGTTATCACAGGAGGTATTTTTTATCTCCCACCTCCATTCCTTTCATGGGCCTCACTCAGACTCCCAGGTGGATGACATGGACATGGACTTAGACAAGGAGTTTCTCCAGGACTTGAAGGAGCTCAAGGTGCTTGTGGCTGACAAGGACCTTCTAGACCTGCACAAGAGGTGACCTGAGGGGTCTGTGGGGCAGGGCCTGAAGTGGGCGCCCAGGCAGCACAGGCCTTGACCCTATCCTCCTTCAGCTTGGTGTGCACTGCCCTCCGGGGGAAGCTTGGTGTCTTTTCAGAGATGGAAGCCAACTTCAAGGTCTGTGGCCCAGTCCAGCCTCTGTAACTGGGGCATCTTCAGCCTCCAGAGCCCTGTCCCCTCAGCAGCTCTGCTATTGGCCTCAGGCGGtgctgctgttccctctgcctgccccTGGGGGGAGCCAGCTCTTAAACGCTGGGGAATTACTTGATTGAGGGAGGTGGATAGATGTGGTCTCAGCCCCCAGCCTCTCTCGGGCAGAAGGCAGAACTCCCAGGCTCCCTGCCCCACAGAACCTGTCCCGGGGGCTGGTGAATGTCGCCGCCAAGCTGACCCACAATAAGGATGTCAGAGACCTGTTTGTAGACCTCGTGGAGAAGGTGAGTTGTCCTGCCGGCTGCCCTCTGACTCCATCCTggcctgtccctggcctgtgccAGTGCTAGATGTTACCTTGGACCCACAGTTCGTGGAACCCTGCCGCTCCGACCACTGGCCATTGAATGATGTGCGGCTCTTCCTGAATCAGTATTCGGCTTCGGTCCACTCCCTGGATGGCTTCCGGTGAGAGACCTCAGGCCTCCTTATCCTGCTGGCCTCCTGCTGGGGCCCAGCCCTCCTGCAGACTCTGAGTTCCCTGTTCTTTGGCCCTGGGGTTGGAAGTCACTCTGTTGACCAGAGTCTCAGCTCCATTGCTGAGAAACTGACCTGATCTCGACAAGTTCCTTTctctctgtgtgcctcagttcCTTCAGACATAAGCTGGGGGTGACAGCAGTAAGGCTTAGAGGAAtcctgtgaggattaaacaagtgAAGGTGTAGAGAGCACGCGGAGCAGGGTCATGGGGATCCAGTCAACATCAGCCAACCCATTACTGTTATCATTGCAGGCACCAGGCGCTCTGGGACCGCTACATGGGCACCCTCCGTGGCTGCCTCCTGCGCCTCTATCATGACTGAggcccctccccccgccctgGCCACATTGACAATAAAGTTGCCATGACTTTGGAGGAGGCTGTGAGTGGGTACACACATGGGTCCGCGCATGCAAGTGTGTGCCCGTTGCACATGTACGTCTCTTTTTGAGTGTCATGGTGTACGAGGATGTATGTGTCTGTTGACCCCACAGGGACAAGGACATGTCGGAGAACGGTATCTACTTgctccccatccatttccccaCCCCAGCTGTGTCCACTCCAAAGACAGGGGTCTTGTCTTGCTTTATTCaatccccagcaagaatactgggaggcTGCAAAAACCTTGGGGCGGGTGGCAGGGGGAGGTAACTGGCACAGCAGGAGAGAGCCAAAGGGCAGCCAGGCGGCCTCAGGGAGGGCAGGAGACTTGTTGCTGCTTATTAGGTTTGTCCACTATGGCAGTGACCGGGAACTTGGTGATGCCGCAGGTGTTACTCCCTCGATGCAGCCGGAAATAGCCCTAAGAAGTTAGGGCCCATCAGCGCCAGACAGTGGGAAGAGGTCTGTCCGCCCTGTCTGCCCCCAGCAGATCACACTCACCTTCTCACCCCAGTGAGTCCCCCAGGAGTTCTGCAGGGTCCAGTATGCCATGGGGCGGCGAGGGCGAGAGTAGGATCCGAATGAGGCCGCCTTCCCCTGCCTCCCCTCCACCGACTTGGTTTTACCAAAGCCCACCAGCAGGACACAATGATTCACTTGTGTGGGGTCACAGGTGGTAGGTGTGGCCTTGATCACACCCTTCTGGTAATGCTGCAGGGGCAGAGAGGCTGAGTCTGGGGCCACCTCCCCTATatgcgccaccccccccccccccccgccccattccCTACCTTATCTCACCTGCAGTAGCGTCATATTGATGGTCACGGTGATGGGGCCTTGGGTGGCCAAATGCCTGGCAATGCCTGGGGGTGGAAGGTACCATCTAGCCTTGCCTCTCCTTCGACCCCTGCTCTTGGCTCATAGGCATCTCTCTCTAtctatttcttcctctttcctgccCTCTACCCCCCGCCCCCAGAGATCCCTCCGTCTCTGTCTATAGCTCCGTCTGTCCTAGTCTGTCTGTCTCCCCGCTGTACCCGCCCGTGTCCCCATCCTGCCCGCACTCTGCTCGCAGGCCTGCAGTGTTATGAAATCCTGGATCCAGGCCACCTTCTTGTGCTTCTCAGCCAGGCATCTGTGAGTTTTGCCACTCCCATCGAATGGATAGTCCTTCTCACTGGCCAGGCCTCCTAGAGATAAGCGAGGCCCAGGAGGAAGCTCAGTGCAGCTCGGGAACAGTACCCACCCCGTCCTTCCCCCACCACGACTGCCCGGAGCAGCCAGGTACTCACTATTGTTGAGGACAGTGAGGAATGCATCCCAGACGAAGCCACCCTTGCAGCCGTTCCCACAGCGGTCACAGTCGATCAGCTCTGGTGCCAGAAGGgacagtgtgtgtgcccaggccTCAGGCACCCCCGCCTCCCTcggccccccgccccagcccccagccataCGCTGCACGGAGACCTCCACAGACCAATTGAACTTGATGGCCCATAGGGCCTCGATGTTGCCCGCTGCCGCGATGGCCCAGCAACAGTTGCAGTGTTGCTAATGGTGAAAGGATGGTAgcggtgggggcggggaaggACTGCAGGCCCCCGCCTCCCCACGtgcaccccctcctcccccccgcccccgcccagggCCGGATTGGGCCAGGCTGCTGGGCTTGGTGTGGAGGCAGATACCTGGTTCCTGACGGGTGGGAAGGTGCCAGCCTTGCGCCAGTCACAGGTTGAGGGCACTGAGTGCCCCCACTCTTCAGACCCCACCTTTCTGCTCACACCGAGGGCCTCTCCAGCCACCCGCTTTCCGTAAAGCTGGACAAACTCCTCCTCTGGGGACACATGGGGCCATGAAGTTCACTGTTTTgaaccccgccccgccccgccacatcctgcctcccaccccagccaTCCACATCCAGAGCCATTTGAGTCTCTGTAATGCCCCGGGAGGCAGAAAGATAAGGACCCTGAGGCCTAGAAGAAGGCCAGGTTCCTGGCTGGGGTGCACAGCCCTGCACCTGTTGTCTGTGTGATCTGGGCTGCCGCCCAGGCCTCCACAGAGTTCCTGCCCTGATCTCGGATTCGGGGCAAACCCCCAAGCCTGTGGTCCTCAGGAGTCCCTCTGGGGAACAGAAGCCAAGTCAGCCTGGTATCTGCTGGGAAAGATCCTGCTTCCCTGCCTGCCACCCAGGGCCGGGAGTCCAGTACCTGTGAGGTCACTGAATTGAGTCACCCCAAACTCGGCTGTGCCCAGGTCCTCCTCCTGCAGCCGCTGAGCGTTGGCCAGGTTTTGGGCAAAGATGTCCAGGCGGCGGGCATGCTCTAGACCGAAAGGAGGTTGTCCTAGTCTGGCTCACAAGCCCCCAGGGACAGGAAGCAGCCACCAGTTTGGCTTCCCACCCACACTCTCCCAGGTAAGCACTGGCTCCTTTCCTATGGTCCTTGCAGACCCCGCTACAGACACCTGGACCAAGGAAGTGGCTCCCCATTCCCCCTAGAGTTGGGGTTtcgttgaaggcaggaagagagtaTCTGCCCACCTGGGGAAGAAGCCAAGTGAAAGGTCGAGGGCTAGTGACAAGAGAAAGGTGGGTGGTCAGAGACCGACTTCCTGCCAGGTCATATCTATCTATACTTCACACCTCTGGCCGCAAGTCTGTGGCTGGAACATGGATGGGGAGGGTTGGGGTACAAGTCCCTGGCACAGGAAGTCAGGCTGAAAGGTGCCAATAGACCTCCCCCATGGGAGATGAGATCCAGAGGGCAGAAACAGGGCTGGCAACGCATGGGGGTGGAGAGGGAATCCACAAAATGGGTAACCCTTGGTGCTTGCTGGATGACTAGCAGTCTCCTGCTACTGTAGTCACAGGAAAGTGGCTCTGGAACGTGAAGATCCTCTCGGACCAGTCAAACCCCCAACAGCCACCACCTCCTTCCAGGTTCATAGCCAAGGAGGATCCTGTCCCCGCCTCTGCATTTGGGAAACCAGGGAGTACACTCCCAGCCCCGCGTCACTGTCCTGAGTGGCTTTGGTCAAATGCATTCCCCACCCTGAGCCTGAATTTCCTTGTCTGTTAAATGAGAGCAGGGGTTAGACTGGAGATGCACGTGCCCCGGGATACCTGCTGGATTTGGGTAACTCCGGTTGTACTGCATCTGAAACAATCTGAAGACCTCTTTCAGCTCCAGTGGCTGGGGACCTGGGTCCTGGGTGGCGGTGCAGGGCAGGGGGGGTGTAAAAAGAAAGAGtagtggggagggggtgaggtGAGGAGTCATGGCCGGGACCACACCTCAGCTCCCACCCAAGCTGGGACTGGACTAGGGAAGCAGCCGGTTCACCCGCTTTTCTCCCTGTGTGGGCCTGAGCACATGGATCATCCCTTCAGTCTCAGTCGCTCCCTCTGAGAAGTAGGAACAAAGCCCTGTTTCTGCCAGGGTGAGCCCCAGGCATGGGGAGAAAGTTGGGGACACTTACCTGGCCCCTGAGGGAGCCCTTGATGCCTTGAGCCAAGCCTGCCACCAGCAGGGCCAGAAGGCAGGAGAGATGGACAGTTGGTGCCATGATGCAGCAGACTAGAGTGTCTGGGGCAGGAAACTGCAGACCAAGGTGGAGGGGCTGAGAGGGTGGAGCTGGAGAAACCACAAAAGGGAAACCAGgtcaggagggggaggaggacccccatacacacatacacaagaggGCTTCAGGCTTTTGTCCCTGCATGGCCCCTGCCTGCCAGTACCCCACTCCACCTCTTGTCTTTATTCAGCAGAGGCCCTCTGCCAACCCTGTCCTGGGCAATCCTAAGGATGTGGAGATGGATCTGGCCTTAAGAGGACAGGAGTAGACAGATGCTAAGTGGGCAGATGCTAATATAGGGCCATTGGTGCCTGGAGGGAGAAACAGGGCTATGGGAGCCACAGGCCCTaatgatggggggggggggtgtgaatTGGTGGTTAGTACCCCCCAGGAAGCATTCTTGCTCATCCTACTACAAAGCTCAGTCAGCTCAGGCGTCACCTCCAAGAAGCTCGCCTATCCTGTGGTATGACCTGCAGCCCCTTGAACCCCTGGTCTGCCTGTGTCTACTGGGCATCTGCATCCCAGCCACACCGGATGTGTCTGCCTTGCTTGTATCCTGAGCACCCAGGAAGGGGCCGCATGCAGAGCTGGCTCAGGGGGGATTTGCTGGCTTAGTGATTAGTCGTCTTTTTTAACTAGAAACGTTCAGGGTCCAGGGGACAGCAAGTGGAAGCTACAACCTCCTCTGTTCTTCATTCTTGTCACAGTCTGGGAACGGGGAGGGGAGGAGGTATGTAAATGGGCCTCAGGGGGCAGGAAGATAGCAGGATTGGCACCTCAGACAGAGCCAGGCCGGAGGCTGAGGCCTGGGCAGGGGTGTTTACACCTGTCACTTGTGCCTTGATGTGGGTCCTTGGGTTCGGGGGCTTTCACATGGACCTTCAGTCTGGGAACCAGCATCTAAGACCAGAGACAGGCGAGAAAAAAACTGGTTTTCCAGGGTTTCCATGGGGATAGGAGCAGGGGAGGGGATCCATTCATTCATGTGCTGATTATCTCATTTCTTCGATCATTGGGAATCTTCCCAAAGCCATGAGGTCCCTTTTTCCGCAccaccccctcccacacacacacacttaccatGTAGTAAGCCAAGGGTCtcccctgggggaaaaaaaagagaatgatgCTGACTTTATTAAAATGcagtagaggacttccctggtggttcagtggataagaatctgcctgccaatgcagggagcatggattcaatccccggaatccaggaagatgccacatgcagaGGAAGAACTAACGCTGCGAACCTCAACTACCAAGCCTTTGCTCTGGAGCCGGggagccaaaactactgagcccatgtactgcaactactgaagcccgtgcacctaaatcctgtgctctgcaacaagagaagccacttcaatgaaaagcctgtgtaccacaaagGAGAGAAGCccggctcactgcaactagagaaagcccgcatgcagcaccaaagacccagcgcagccataaataaataaattgaaaaaatgtaGTAGACAGACTGTCTACAGAAGGGCACCTGGCTCCATGGTTCTCCTCCCCAGTCACGTGTCCCAAGCTGGTTTTAGCCGTGTGTGATCAACGACTAAGGGCCCCCCTACCTGTCACC
Above is a genomic segment from Dama dama isolate Ldn47 chromosome 2, ASM3311817v1, whole genome shotgun sequence containing:
- the CTSW gene encoding cathepsin W; this translates as MAPTVHLSCLLALLVAGLAQGIKGSLRGQDPGPQPLELKEVFRLFQMQYNRSYPNPAEHARRLDIFAQNLANAQRLQEEDLGTAEFGVTQFSDLTEEEFVQLYGKRVAGEALGVSRKVGSEEWGHSVPSTCDWRKAGTFPPVRNQQHCNCCWAIAAAGNIEALWAIKFNWSVEVSVQQLIDCDRCGNGCKGGFVWDAFLTVLNNRGLASEKDYPFDGSGKTHRCLAEKHKKVAWIQDFITLQACEQSIARHLATQGPITVTINMTLLQHYQKGVIKATPTTCDPTQVNHCVLLVGFGKTKSVEGRQGKAASFGSYSRPRRPMAYWTLQNSWGTHWGEKGYFRLHRGSNTCGITKFPVTAIVDKPNKQQQVSCPP
- the FIBP gene encoding acidic fibroblast growth factor intracellular-binding protein isoform X1 — encoded protein: MTSELDIFVGNTTLIDEDVYRLWLDGYSVSDAVALRVRSGILEQTGATAAVLQSDTMDHYRTFHMLERLLHAPPKLLHQLIFQIPPSRQALLIERYYAFDEAFVREVLGKKLSKGTKKDLDDISTKTGITLKSCRRQFDNFKRVFKVVEEMRGSLVDNIQQHFLLSDRLARDYAAIVFFANNRFETGKKKLQYLSFGDFAFCAELMIQNWTLGAVGEAPTDPDSQVDDMDMDLDKEFLQDLKELKVLVADKDLLDLHKSLVCTALRGKLGVFSEMEANFKNLSRGLVNVAAKLTHNKDVRDLFVDLVEKFVEPCRSDHWPLNDVRLFLNQYSASVHSLDGFRHQALWDRYMGTLRGCLLRLYHD
- the FIBP gene encoding acidic fibroblast growth factor intracellular-binding protein isoform X2, with amino-acid sequence MTSELDIFVGNTTLIDEDVYRLWLDGYSVSDAVALRVRSGILEQTGATAAVLQSDTMDHYRTFHMLERLLHAPPKLLHQLIFQIPPSRQALLIERYYAFDEAFVREVLGKKLSKGTKKDLDDISTKTGITLKSCRRQFDNFKRVFKVVEEMRGSLVDNIQQHFLLSDRLARDYAAIVFFANNRFETGKKKLQYLSFGDFAFCAELMIQNWTLGAVDSQVDDMDMDLDKEFLQDLKELKVLVADKDLLDLHKSLVCTALRGKLGVFSEMEANFKNLSRGLVNVAAKLTHNKDVRDLFVDLVEKFVEPCRSDHWPLNDVRLFLNQYSASVHSLDGFRHQALWDRYMGTLRGCLLRLYHD